Proteins encoded by one window of Pseudochaenichthys georgianus chromosome 9, fPseGeo1.2, whole genome shotgun sequence:
- the LOC117452722 gene encoding cyclin-G2-like: MRDHQAIDSWLLKELKACCAKEYNFLPREAGLKLMESASTENHSGVSEKCRNTRVEELWGLTSFFGYSAQTFVQAVNLLDRFLTTMKVQPKHLPCIGVCCLHIAAKMVEEESNVSPTHELIRISQSKFTVSDLCRMEKIISEKLSVEPEAVTAITFLHLYYPAFTSLSAGREEIPSIGRLEAQLKACLCRLVFSKAKPSVLALSLIAQEFEGLQCIALLKIVQQFQRHLKISEGELLHWKELVAKCMTEYRSSECNKPDNKKLVWIVSRRTAQNLQANHFSVPGLPTIPEGSWDESESEDSCEDMSCGEDSPCGSPGSDGEGAFFSSAFLNRQK, from the exons aTGAGGGATCATCAAGCCATTGACAGCTGGCTCCTGAAAGAGTTGAAGGCATGTTGTGCAAAAGAGTACAACTTCCTTCCCAGAGAGGCTGGACTGAAGCTGATGGAGTCGGCTTCCACAGAG AATCACAGTGGAGTGTCTGAAAAATGCAGAAACACCAGAGTGGAAGAACTGTGGGGCCTGACCAGTTTCTTTGGATacagcgctcaaacgtttgtgcaAGCTGTCAATTTGCTTGATAGATTCCTCACCACTATGAAG GTGCAGCCCAAACACTTGCCCTGCATTGGAGTCTGCTGCCTTCACATTGCAGCAAAAATGGTCGAGGAAGAAAGCAATGTCTCACCCACCCATGAACTCATTCGCATCAGCCAAAGCAAGTTCACGGTGTCTGACCTGTGTCGTATGGAGAAGATCATCTCAGAGAAGCTGAGCGTGGAGCCCGAGGCAGTGACAGCTATAACCTTTCTGCACCTCTACTACCCAGCCTTTACATCCCTCTCAGCTGGAAG GGAGGAGATCCCAAGCATTGGGAGACTGGAAGCCCAGCTAAAAGCCTGCTTATGCCGGCTTGTTTTCTCTAAAGCAAAA CCATCAGTGCTGGCACTGTCCCTCATTGCTCAAGAGTTCGAAGGCCTCCAGTGCATCGCCTTGTTGAAGATTGTACAGCAATTCCAAAGACACCTAAAG atCAGTGAAGGCGAGCTTCTCCACTGGAAGGAACTTGTGGCAAAATGCATGACTGAATACCGCTCAAGTGAATGTAACAAACCAGACAACAAAAAGCTTGTTTGGATCGTTTCGAGGAGGACGGCTCAGAATCTTCAAGCCAATCACTTCTCCGTGCCCGGCCTGCCAACGATTCCCGAGGGGAGCTGGGACGAGAGTGAAAG CGAGGACTCTTGTGAGGACATGAGCTGTGGAGAAGACAGCCCATGCGGCTCGCCAGGAAGTGACGGCGAAGGAGCCTTCTTCTCCTCTGCCTTTCTCAACCGCCAAAAGTAA